TTTCCCTCCTTAACCCAGGCGTAGGCAAGACTTCCACTTCGCACCAGACTCTTTGCCTGTCTCAGAAGCTCCCTGTTGTGTTTGGTGAGATGTTCGTTGATGAACACAGGCGCCGGGGCGAATGTTGCCAACACGTCGGTCGTCTGTAACCTATTTGTCTTCACAGCAGCCAGCCACTCAGCTTTCGTAGTTCTATTGACGAATTGAACGATGATGGTTGGCGGGAACTTCTTGTTTCTCGGCTGTGGCAGACGATGTGCGATGGAGATGTCTCGTTGTTCATACCTCACCTTGAGAGCCCGAGCAACCTCCCTCAGCACCATGTAGACATCTTCTCCGGCTGTGACAGGAATGCCCCGGATCTCGAGGTTCTGGAGCTTCGCATGTTGCTCCATCTCCATGACCTCCCACTGCAGATCCGACACTCGTCTTGATAACTTCTCGTTGGCTCCCATCAGCTTATGACACTCTTCTTTTATCTTAACATTCTCTTCTTCTACGGCAACTAATTTAGCTCGAACTCCGTCCAAGGAAGTCTGCAACGTAGTCATAGAAAGTTGCAGAGCTGTGAAGCTAGCTGAGTTGTCCTTGTTACTCACGG
The Homalodisca vitripennis isolate AUS2020 chromosome 1, UT_GWSS_2.1, whole genome shotgun sequence DNA segment above includes these coding regions:
- the LOC124355230 gene encoding uncharacterized protein LOC124355230; translated protein: MTVSNKDNSASFTALQLSMTTLQTSLDGVRAKLVAVEEENVKIKEECHKLMGANEKLSRRVSDLQWEVMEMEQHAKLQNLEIRGIPVTAGEDVYMVLREVARALKVRYEQRDISIAHRLPQPRNKKFPPTIIVQFVNRTTKAEWLAAVKTNRLQTTDVLATFAPAPVFINEHLTKHNRELLRQAKSLVRSGSLAYAWVKEGKVFVRKTQDSYAIRIFWSLDEIDVRTPPMSEMTNMPVVAAPVDNLP